One segment of Phragmites australis chromosome 13, lpPhrAust1.1, whole genome shotgun sequence DNA contains the following:
- the LOC133888914 gene encoding amino acid transporter AVT1I-like, which produces MDTSTNTDIQPPSSAKTTGFLKTCFNGVNALSGIGLLSIPYALSQGGWLSLTIFLAVAVICCYTGLLLQRCIDASPFVRTYPDIGALAFGRRGRLIVAVFMYLELYLVAVDFLILEGDNLEKLFPAASFRLGALRVSGKQGFVLAATLVVLPTTWFSSLSVLAYVAAGGALASVVLIAAVLWVGVFNGVGFHERGRLVHWAGIPSAMSLYSFCFSGHAVFPMIYQGMKDKKRFPMVLFICFTVSTLSYGVMGIIGYLMYGDALKSQVTLNLPSGKVSSKIAIYTTLVNPLTKYALVVTPIAEALEATLGVGKNRLLCVLVRTALVVGTAVVALAVPFFGDVVALTGALLSCTATMLLPCLCYLRVRAKVIRPSQKMYWMETAVCSAIVVVGAAIVVVGTYSSVKQIVRSL; this is translated from the exons ATGGACACGAGCACCAACACTGATATTCAGCCTCCATCATCTGCCAAGACGACAGGCTTCCTCAAGACCTGCTTCAATGGAGTCAATGCACTCTCCG GTATCGGGCTGCTATCCATCCCTTACGCGCTGTCCCAGGGCGGGTGGCTGAGCCTGACCAtcttcctcgccgtcgccgtcatCTGCTGCTACACGGGGCTCCTCCTGCAGCGATGCATAGACGCCAGCCCGTTCGTGAGGACCTACCCCGACATCGGTGCGCTGGCCTTCGGCCGGAGAGGCAGGCTCATCGTCGCCGTTTTCATGTACCTCGAGCTCTACCTCGTCGCCGTAGACTTCCTCATCCTCGAGGGCGACAACCTAGAGAAGCTGTTCCCGGCGGCGAGCTTCCGGCTCGGCGCGCTCAGGGTCAGCGGCAAGCAGGGGTTCGTGCTGGCCGCCACGCTCGTTGTGCTGCCGACGACGTGGTTCAGCAGCCTGAGCGTACTGGCCTACGTCGCTGCCGGCGGCGCGCTCGCGTCCGTCGTCCTTATCGCAGCCGTCCTGTGGGTTGGGGTGTTCAACGGTGTTGGGTTCCACGAGAGGGGAAGGCTCGTGCACTGGGCTGGCATACCGAGCGCCATGAGCCTATACTCGTTTTGCTTTAGTGGGCATGCCGTGTTCCCCATGATATACCAGGGGATGAAAGACAAGAAAAGGTTCCCCATG GTGCTGTTCATCTGCTTCACCGTGAGCACGCTCAGCTACGGCGTCATGGGCATCATCGGGTACCTCATGTACGGAGACGCGCTCAAGTCCCAGGTCACCCTCAACCTCCCATCGGGGAAGGTGAGCTCCAAGATCGCCATCTACACGACGCTGGTGAACCCGCTAACCAAGTACGCGCTGGTGGTGACCCCCATCGCCGAGGCCCTAGAGGCCACGCTCGGCGTCGGCAAGAACCGACTCCTCTGCGTCCTCGTCAGGACGGCGCTGGTCGTGGGCACTGCCGTCGTCGCGCTGGCGGTTCCCTTCTTCGGCGACGTCGTCGCGCTCACCGGCGCCCTGCTCAGCTGCACGGCCACCATGCTGCTGCCGTGCCTGTGCTACCTCAGGGTCCGCGCCAAGGTCATCAGGCCGTCCCAAAAGATGTACTGGATGGAGACGGCAGTTTGTTCCGCCATTGTTGTGGTTGGCGCCGCGATTGTTGTGGTTGGCACGTACAGTTCTGTGAAGCAGATTGTTCGGAGTCTGTAA